Proteins encoded in a region of the Plasmodium falciparum 3D7 genome assembly, chromosome: 1 genome:
- a CDS encoding rifin, with product MKIHYTNILLFPLKLNILVNTHKKPSITSRHIQTTRLLCECELYTPNYDNDPEMKSVMQQFHDRTTQRFHEYDENLKEKRQKCKDKCDKEIQKIILKDKIEKELTEKFSSLQTDIHSDAIPTCICEKSLADKVEKNCLKCTQNLGKIVAPSSGVLAGISEAALSVWKTTEIAAAMELAKQAGAAAGLKAGHLAGTNAVIEQLRTLGIYFVGDKLLETIIDVTNYMNVSFIYDKVYSHYTTSCTPSLVNDQLVGTFNTSDPFCNLVHSNLQGSFYRSSAQTIIYEKVEEAVAGAEQAATTKTAVMTPIYTTEFTAKNIAEVEAATTSYYTPIIASIVAIVIIVLIMVIIYLILRYRRKMKLKKKLQYIKLLEE from the exons atgaaaatccattatactaatatattattgtttcctctaaaattaaatatattg GTAAATACCCACAAAAAACCATCAATTACATCACGTCATATACAAACTACCAGATTATTATGCGAATGCGAATTATATACACCCAATTATGACAACGATCCTGAAATGAAATCTGTGATGCAACAATTTCATGATCGTACAACACAAAGGTTTCATGAATACGATGAAAATTTGAAAGAAAAACGACAAAAATGTAAAGATAAATGTGATAAGGAAatccaaaaaattattttaaaagataaaattgaaaaagaattaaCAGAAAAGTTTTCTTCATTACAAACTGATATACATAGTGATGCCATTCCAACATGTATTTGCGAAAAATCATTAGCAGATAAAGTGGAAAAAAATTGTTTGAAATGTACGCAAAATTTGGGAAAGATTGTTGCACCCTCTTCAGGAGTATTAGCAGGAATTTCTGAAGCTGCGCTAAGTGTGTGGAAAACTACAGAAATTGCAGCGGCTATGGAATTAGCTAAACAAGCAGGTGCAGCAGCAGGTCTTAAAGCAGGACATTTGGCAGGTACTAATGCTGTTATTGAACAATTACGCACATTGGGTATATACTTTGTAGGTGATAAACTATTGGAAACAATTATTGATGtaacaaattatatgaatgtgTCTTTCATTTATGATAAAGTTTATTCTCATTATACCACGTCATGTACACCTAGTTTAGTTAATGATCAGCTTGTCGGTACTTTTAACACTAGTGATCCTTTTTGCAATTTGGTTCATTCAAATCTTCAAGGTAGTTTTTATAGAAGTTCAGCACaaactattatatatgaaaaggTAGAAGAAGCTGTTGCAGGAGCTGAACAAGCTGCTACTACCAAAACTGCGGTCATGACTCCTATATATACAACAGAATTTACAGCAAAAAACATAGCCGAAGTAGAAGCTGCAACTACTTCCTACTATACTCCTATAATAGCATCCATCGTTGCAATAGTAATCATAGTTTTAATTAtggttataatatatttgattttacGTTATCGcagaaaaatgaaattgaagaaaaaactccaatatataaaattattagaagaataa
- a CDS encoding erythrocyte membrane protein 1, PfEMP1 — MALKKGVINESKLSARNVLENIANEIKVKRENERKYNDKLKGSLWEARFSDGLSSSFGDIRSGYYDSCSLDHKFHTNINNGYPPARNPCDGRNQERFSNDGESKCGSDKIRGNENNSNAGACAPFRRQNMCDKNLEYLINKNTENTHDLLGNVLVTAKYEGESIVNNHPDKDIKGNKSSICTSLARSFADIGDIIRGKDMFKRNKHDNIEKGLREVFKKIYEGLKNNGAREHYKEVKNGNYIKLREDWWTANRDQVWKAITCEAPENAYIIKRRIDGGDIENLILTHPKCGHDTDPPVVDYIPQRLRWMSEWSEYFCNVLNKEIDEMNNQCKDCEMSRRCNNDTEGEKCKKCKEQCQIFKELVSKWKNQFDKQSMKYMELYNKASTNITKQNSSAPERGYRRNHRRRGYDDDTNVQLFLKKVIENNECKVESLGKYLDKTSHCGNYNFNYDNTPGSNRSNAFEITPEKFKKACKCKIPNPLEKCPNEENKNVCTRFDKVYSCTSLSFKNDLSEWNNSGVKNKENDNNGVLVPPRRRNLCINLFSKKDYKMKDENDFKEDLLNAAFSQGKLLGKKYSNYSNEAYEAMKFSYADYSDIVKGTDMMNDLKKLNKELNTLLKETEKGDISVDRKTWWDDNKNVVWNAMLCGYKTENENQQLNSSWCNVPDDDNIDQFLRWLTEWAQQYCKEKLIKAHIINTKCKDIVEGRKHKSMVDITDVECKRLFIDYEEWFRYRYNQWKGLSEKYIKIKKSKNSGVNIPSEECAASYVTKHCNGCICNLRDMEDIHKNINNQNELMKEMINIIKFDTDQYRTQLQNISNSMEINTKSVKTAVDTTKDIVSYGLAGTMGVAAIGLQAGDFLGKKIQDLYNEFMKPVEKKLDTSSKNLNIYEDPNIMVPAGIGVALTLGLLLFKMRTKPKHEVDMIRILQMSQNKYGIPTTKSPNKYIPYASQRYKGKTYIYMEGDSGDEDKYIGNISSSDITSSESEYEEMDINDIYPYTSPKYKTLIEVVLEPSKSNGNTPSKGDGNTVGDDMVPTTNTFTDEEWSELKHDFISNMLQNQPNDVPNDYKSGDIPFNTQPNTLYFDNNQEKPFITSIHDRDLYTGEEISYNIHMSTNSMDDPKYVSNNVYSGIDLINDTLSGNQHIDIYDEVLKRKENELFGTNHPKNTSNNSVAKLTNSDPIMNQLDLLHKWLDRHRDMCDKWNTKEDILNKLNEQWNKDNNVGGDIPNDNKMLNTDVSIQIDIDENKGKKDLSNMDTILDDMEDDIYYDVNDNDDDNDQPSVYDISMDHNKVDVDVPKKVHIEMKILNNTSNGSLEQQFPISDVWNI; from the exons ATGGCACTAAAAAAAGGTGTTATAAATGAAAGTAAACTTAGTGCAAGGAATGTTTTGGAAAATATTGCAAATGAGATAAAAGTTAAAAGAGAAAATGAgagaaaatataatgataaattgAAGGGATCATTATGGGAAGCACGATTTTCTGATGGATTGAGTAGTTCATTTGGTGACATAAGGTCTGGTTATTACGATTCGTGTAGTCTTGATCACAAATTCCAtactaatataaataatggaTATCCCCCCGCAAGAAATCCTTGCGATGGTAGAAATCAAGAACGTTTTTCAAACGATGGTGAATCAAAATGTGGTAGTGATAAAATAAGAGGTAATGAAAATAACAGTAATGCTGGAGCATGTGCACCATTCCGAAGACAAAATATGTGTGATAAAAATTTAGAATATTTGATCAATAAAAACACAGAAAATACTCATGACTTATTGGGAAATGTACTAGTTACAGCAAAATATGAAGGTGAATCAATTGTTAATAATCATCCAGATAAAGATATTAAGGGTAATAAATCAAGTATATGTACTTCTCTTGCACGAAGTTTTGCAGATATAGGAGATATTATTAGAGGAAAGGATATGTTTAAACGTAATAAACatgataatatagaaaaggGTCTAAGAGAAGtttttaagaaaatatacgAGGGTTTAAAGAATAACGGGGCGAGAGAGCATTACAAAGAAGTCAAAAATGGAAATTACATAAAATTAAGGGAAGATTGGTGGACAGCGAACAGAGATCAAGTATGGAAAGCTATAACGTGTGAAGCGCCAGAAAatgcatatattataaaaagaagaattgATGGTGGTGATATTGAGAATTTGATTTTGACACATCCAAAGTGTGGACATGATACTGATCCCCCTGTTGTTGATTATATCCCTCAACGCTTAAGATGGATGAGCGAATGGTCTGAATATTTCTGTAatgtattaaataaagaaatagatGAAATGAATAATCAATGTAAAGATTGTGAAATGAGCCGAAGGTGCAATAATGATACCGAAGgggaaaaatgtaaaaaatgtaaagaacAATGTCAAATATTCAAGGAGCTCGTAAGTAAATGGAAAAACCAATTTGATAAACAATCAATGAAATATAtggaattatataataaagcaAGTACTAATATAACTAAACAGAACTCTAGTGCACCTGAACGTGGATATCGACGTAATCATAGACGTAGAGGTTACGATGATGATACAAATGTACaattatttttgaaaaaagtaatagaaaataatgagTGTAAAGTTGAGTCCCTTGGAAAATATCTTGATAAAACAAGTCATTGtggtaattataattttaattatgataatactCCAGGTTCCAATAGATCTAACGCTTTTGAAATAACTCCAGAAAAGTTTAAAAAGGCTTGCAAATGTAAAATACCTAATCCATTAGAAAAATGTCCTAatgaagaaaacaaaaatgtaTGCACAAGATTCGATAAGGTTTATTCATGTACATCactttcttttaaaaatgacCTGAGCGAATGGAATAATTCAggagtaaaaaataaagaaaatgacaATAATGGTGTGTTAGTTCCTCCTAGAAGACGAAATTTATGCATAAATTTGTTTTCAAAAAAagattataaaatgaaagatGAAAACGATTTCAAAGAGGATCTACTTAATGCTGCTTTTAGTCAAGGAAAATTGTTAGGAAAGAAATATAGTAACTACAGTAATGAAGCATATGAGGCTATGAAGTTCAGTTATGCTGATTACAGTGATATCGTGAAAGGTACCGACATGAtgaatgatttaaaaaaattaaataaagaacTAAATACACTTCTTAAAGAAACTGAAAAAGGAGATATATCTGTGGATCGTAAAACATGGTgggatgataataaaaatgttgtaTGGAATGCTATGTTATGTGGCTATAAAACCGAAAATGAAAATCAACAATTGAATTCATCGTGGTGTAATGTAcctgatgatgataatattgatCAATTTTTGAGATGGTTAACTGAATGGGCCCAACAATAttgtaaagaaaaattaattaaagcacatataataaatacaaaatgtAAAGATATCGTTGAAGGGAGAAAACATAAAAGTATGGTTGATATAACAGATGTAGAATGTAAACGATTATTTATTGATTATGAAGAATGGTTTCGTTACCGATATAATCAATGGAAGGGATTATCTGAAAAATACATTAAGATTAAGAAGAGCAAAAATTCTGGAGTGAATATACCCTCTGAGGAATGTGCTGCATCATACGTAACAAAACATTGCAATGGATGTATTTGTAATTTGAGAGATATGGAGgatatacataaaaacatTAATAACCAAAATGAATTAATGAAGGAAatgattaatataattaaatttgaTACTGATCAATATAGAACTcaattacaaaatatatcaaattctatggaaataaatacaaaaagtGTAAAAACAGCAGTAGATACTACGAAAGATATAGTTTCATATGGATTGGCCGGTACTATGGGAGTTGCAGCAATTGGATTACAAGCAGGAGATTTTCttggaaaaaaaattcaagaTTTGTACAATGAATTTATGAAACctgttgaaaaaaaattagatacATCATCTAAAAATCTTAATATCTACGAAGACCCCAACATTATGGTTCCTGCTGGTATTGGTGTCGCCTTAACTCTAggattgttattatttaag aTGAGAACAAAACCAAAACATGAAGTAGATATGATACGGATATTACAAATGTCACAAAACAAATATGGTATCCCGACAACCAAATCACCAAACAAATATATCCCATATGCGAGTCAACGATATAAAggcaaaacatatatatatatggaggGTGATAGTGGAGAtgaagataaatatattggaAACATATCTTCATCTGATATTACTTCGTCCGAAAGTGAGTATGAAGAAATggatataaatgatatataccCCTACACGTCacctaaatataaaacattgatCGAAGTGGTACTAGAACCATCCAAAAGTAATGGTAACACACCAAGTAAGGGTGATGGTAACACAGTAGGTGATGATATGGTACCTACCACTAATACATTTACAGATGAGGAATGGAGTGAACTGAAACATGATTTTATATCTAATATGTTACAAAATCAACCAAATGATGTAccaaatgattataaaagtGGAGATATTCCATTCAATACACAACCGAatactttatattttgataataatcaAGAAAAACCTTTTATTACATCTATTCATGATAGGGATTTATATACTGGGGAAGAAATtagttataatattcatatgagTACTAATAGTATGGATGATCCAAAATATGTAtcaaataatgtatattctGGTATCGATTTAATTAATGACACATTAAGTGGTAATCaacatattgatatatatgatgaagtgctaaaaagaaaagaaaatgaattatttggAACTAATCATCCGAAAAATACATCAAACAATAGTGTAGCTAAATTAACAAATAGTGATCCAATTATGAACCAATTAGATTTGTTACATAAATGGTTAGATAGACATAGAGATATGTGCGATAAATGGAATACCAAGGAGGATATTTTGAATAAATTGAATGAACAATggaataaagataataatgtTGGTGGTGATATACCAAATGATAACAAAATGTTGAATACGGATGTTTCTATACAAATAGATATAGATGAAAATAAAGGAAAGAAGGATTTAAGTAATATGGATACTATCTTGGATGATATGgaagatgatatatattatgatgtaaatgataatgatgatgataatgatcaACCATCTGTGTATGATATATCTATGGATCATAATAAAGTAGATGTAGATGTACCTAAGAAAGTACATATTGAAATGAAAATCCTTAATAATACATCTAATGGATCGTTGGAACAACAATTTCCTATATCGGATGtatggaatatataa